agagggaaggacacccagagacaaacagagacagtgagaggcTGGTTCTGGCTCTGGTCTGCTGCAGcatttgctctttgttttgtaGGGAAGAGTTGAACTGAAGTCACAAACAaaccccctttctctcctcatcaacagaaatgcacacacacacacacacacacacacacatgcgcagtTCAAACTGGGTCTCTGTTGAGCTCTGCCTACTTTACTCTTCTATTTCCAGACCCTCACATTCCAAATGGTTGTCTAACTTAGGTTCTCCAGAGAAAAACTCAGGGTTCCCACAGTTATTTTCCCTCAAAACCATTCCTCATGTgacctcctctcttttcctgaGTCTCCCCACGTCACATTGCCTGTCACTTTTATTATAGCCTTGAATTTCCTTAGTACTTTCATCTGTGATTAAAGCGATACttaatgtgtgtctgttggtgtgcGACAGGGATGAACAGTCAAGGGCATCATATCTGCACTGGTGCTGGGTATTGAACATGGTGCTTTTTGGGGTACTGACAGAAGTGTGTCCGTAGCACAGAGTATACAAAACTGTCACGTATCAAAAGCTGGCATAAACAATGCTCGCTCACACCCTCACTCTTCTTTTGTTCAAgcagtctacagccatgttagcagctttgtgaggctgtgcttattttgtgacaatccatccaatagttgttgagagtTACTCAGAACTACAGACGTCAGTCtcgtggtggcgctagaggaaaagtcaggggatcgccaaagtcagtagggtttgtcctctggggaccacgaatgtctgtacaaaacgtCACGGTgatccatctgatagttgtgATATTTCATTCTGGACTTAAGTGAGTGACTGACCAACGTTGCCTtccctagagccacgccgcTAGCTTGGCTAAGCATATTGAAACATATTGAAACACCTTAAGTTTCCTTATTGAAAGAAATGTCTGTACCTGGTTTTGGTACAGAACCACAGATGTTAATTTGGCAGTTAGTATCGAAAAGAAATCTAATGATACCCAGCCCTtgtctgcatgtatgtatgGATAACACTGAGTGTCACATGACTAAGAGCTGGAAAGACAGACATGTGGGCGGATCCCCCCCCCGGTGCCCCTTCTCATCCTCTATTGTtgctcctcttttttcctcccatGCTTCATCCCCAGTATCTCATCACAAAGAGGAATATCTATACTCCCACTGGGGATTGTTGTGATATCCTTCTTGGTCTAATTccattcatctccctcttcctccctaaCCCTGTGCAGCCTCCATCCCTTTCTTTGCGTGTGAGCTGAAGGCGGTGAGTCCTTACAGAAGGGGCTTCATGTGCGGGGACCCCAGCATCACCTATCCTTACCTGCACCGAGAGGCCATACCAGATGAATTACTAATCGCCGGTGGCATCATCATCACCGGCCTCACCGTGAGTACTCATCGTCCCGATCATCCCTGTCGTAGCAGTCATgccattattcattttacaCCATGTCCCAGCTCGCGAGGAGGATGAGGGGTGTGTACTATGACGGTTCTGACTATGTGTCCACCTCCAGATCGCCCTCGGGGAGTGTTACCGGGTTCGTTTCAGAGGCGTCAGCTCCAAGGCCTTTGTCAGGAACCTGTATGTGTCCTGCCTGTACAAGGAGCTGGGCTGCTTCCTGTTCGGCTGCTGTGTCGGCCAATCCCTGACCAACATGGCCAAGCTGAGTGTTGGGCGGCTGCGgccacacttcctgtctgtgtgcgGTGTCACCTACGCGTCGCTTAACTGCACACCTGGAACCTACGTCGCAACAGTGAACTGCCGCCAGCCTGATCAccggctggaggaggaggccaggtgtgtgtgtgtgtgtgtgtgcgtgagttcATGCATATGCTTTATGTAAAGTGcttttgttctgtgttattctaaatacttttaaaacatttcaggaagtCCTTCTTCTCTGGTCACGCCTCCTTTGCGATGTACACGATGCTCTATTTAGCGGTGAGTATTTCTATCTGTCTATCCGTTGcactctctttcacacattttgtcataCACTCAAACACTGGCAAACGCAATTTGACGATCACTCCAGTTTCCAATTACCATCTCTCTACAGAACGtagagagtgaatgaatgaacccATCTTCAGTCCAGTtagcagcagaaagagagagaatggaagaggagagggagaaagaggaggactgAAGGGAGAAATGGGACAAACAGAGACAGCTTTGTTCTGCTGTGGGAGGAGTGTGACCTCGCCTCACCGCCTCACTGCTCTCCTctattgtgtgtgagtgtgtgtgtgtgtgtgtgtgtgtgtgcaaactcctgcatttatatgtgtgtctatgcaAGGGGCTGcatatgtacatgtgtgcttACAGCATATTAATGTGTGTGCCGTCTTGGCTTGCTTGTTCATGATTactttctccttctgttgccTGTCTTTATGTTACCACAGTGCTGCTTTACATTTAACGTGCGTAAATCTGTGTCTATAAGAAGGATAATTAATGATTGTGTCTATATTCACATTTGAATGCATGAAGCCTCTCGCACATTCTCAGATTAAAGCCTATGGTTAGATAAATTAGTGTTAGACAGTATTTCTGTTAAACAGAGAGACTCAAAGCCAATGCTGGATCACCAGCAGGGCAAAGCGGGCAACTGCCCCAGGGTCCTAGACCCTCAGGGGGCCCCAATGGCTCCAGATTCACTGGTTGCCAATTACAGTAAGTAATACTGTATGCTACTAAAACTAAACGTCCGTCTTAAAGAGAGGTCAAGTTTGAAGGCCTCTGCAGGGTAAAGTAAATAACAGACAAAGACCCCGTTGTTCTGCACATGAAATAATGTCatgttcattgttgttgttcatgtagTTTTACCTGCAGGCGCGGTTGACATGGCGTGGGGCTCGGCTGCTGAAGCCAGCGCTGCAGTTCTTCCTGGTTCTGCTGGCATTCTACACAGGTCTGACCCGCATCTCAGACTACAGGCACCACCCGTCCGACGTGCTAACAGGCTACATACAGGGAGCCCTCACTGCTTACTGGGTGGTCAGTATACCTTGCCTTGCTTGTCTTTTGTGCAACAGTGCATGTCCACATGTCAGCGTAAAATCTTAAGGTCgggcatgtgtttgtgtgttcccCCAGGCCTTCCACATCTCGTCCATGTTTAAAAGCTCGAGCTCAGATCTGTCTCCGACTGAGACCCTGGACAGCCCCTTGTCACCCCACCACACTGTCTGCTAAACCTCACCTCCACCAAACCCCTACATGTAccaacatccacctgctgcCTGTAGTCTGGTTTGGATAGACAAGAGATTTGAAGAATGTGAGACCATTTCCTGTGAAGTCAAACCACATACCTCAGTATTCagacagagtgtgagagagagagagggagagtagaGCTTGtgagatactgtatgtggctcaaaagagaaaacaaatgctcGGCTGGAGTGTTGCGCAAGCAGCCTGAGTACTCGACCCTTGCCCTGTGACTGACCCATGTGATTCTTACCTGTGAGATGAGACGACTGAATCCTGAACATAGCAACCACTACCACTCTATACTTCACCTGTAAATATATACAGATTTTGTACAACTTGAATGATACTGTAAAAGCACTTT
The window above is part of the Enoplosus armatus isolate fEnoArm2 chromosome 2 unlocalized genomic scaffold, fEnoArm2.hap1 SUPER_2_unloc_1, whole genome shotgun sequence genome. Proteins encoded here:
- the LOC139307084 gene encoding phospholipid phosphatase 3-like, giving the protein MGMENGAGKKLIEITGPALSKRKLLVGLDLLCLFLASIPFFACELKAVSPYRRGFMCGDPSITYPYLHREAIPDELLIAGGIIITGLTIALGECYRVRFRGVSSKAFVRNLYVSCLYKELGCFLFGCCVGQSLTNMAKLSVGRLRPHFLSVCGVTYASLNCTPGTYVATVNCRQPDHRLEEEARKSFFSGHASFAMYTMLYLAFYLQARLTWRGARLLKPALQFFLVLLAFYTGLTRISDYRHHPSDVLTGYIQGALTAYWVAFHISSMFKSSSSDLSPTETLDSPLSPHHTVC